DNA sequence from the Brevundimonas sp. NIBR10 genome:
ACCAAGCTGTTGCCGCCGATCCCGTCCACGACTTCATCGCCTCGACCGTCAGGGACCACGAGGTCGTGCTGTTCATGAAGGGCACGCCGGATGCGCCGCGTTGCGGCTTCTCGTCCCTGGCCGTTCAGATCCTGGATCAGGTCGGCGCGCCCTTCGTCGGCGTTGATGTTCTTCAGGACGACGCCCTGCGCGACGGCATCAAGGCCTTCACCGACTGGCCCACCATCCCCCAGCTTTATGTGAAGGGCGAGTTCGTCGGCGGATCGGACATCGTGCGCGAGATGTTCCAGGCCGGTGAACTGCACGCCCTGATGGCCGAGAAGGGCGTGGCGCTCGGTCAGGACTGACCTTGGCCCGGCCCATCCTCGAACCGCGTCCGGACCGCGAGGTCTTCACCGTCCTGCTGGACCTGCTGCCCGAGCACATCGACGCCAACGGCCACGTCAACAACGTCGTCTATGTCGGCTGGCTCCAGGACGCGGGCACCGCCCACTGGAACGCCCGCTTCGATGCGGAGACGCGCGCCCGCTGGTCCTGGGTCGCCCTTCGGCACGAGATCGACTATCTGCGCGCCCTCATGCCGGACGCGACCGCCGTTGCTCGCACCTGGGTCGGCGACCCGCAGGGGCCGCGCTTCAACCGCTATGTCCGCATCGAGGACGGCGAGGGCCGGCTGTGCGCGCAGGGGCTGTCGGAATGGTGCCTGGTGGATGCCGTCACCATGCGGCCGACCCGCATCCCGGCGACCATGCTGCCGACCTTTGAGGCGCGCTGACGCCCGGCAATAGTCAGTCGGCCCAAAGCTTCACTGTATTCAGCCGGGCTGATGGACGTTGGCGCAATAAAACGCGCGCAAGTGCGCGACGCGTGTTAAGGTTTCATCCTGATCGAATGATCGTCTG
Encoded proteins:
- the grxD gene encoding Grx4 family monothiol glutaredoxin; this translates as MTDQAVAADPVHDFIASTVRDHEVVLFMKGTPDAPRCGFSSLAVQILDQVGAPFVGVDVLQDDALRDGIKAFTDWPTIPQLYVKGEFVGGSDIVREMFQAGELHALMAEKGVALGQD
- a CDS encoding thioesterase family protein, with amino-acid sequence MARPILEPRPDREVFTVLLDLLPEHIDANGHVNNVVYVGWLQDAGTAHWNARFDAETRARWSWVALRHEIDYLRALMPDATAVARTWVGDPQGPRFNRYVRIEDGEGRLCAQGLSEWCLVDAVTMRPTRIPATMLPTFEAR